gagggagggagtCCGGGGGAGGCGCTTACCAGGGTGAAGGTCTGGCCGAGCGGATTGACGACCAcgccgcccgcgcccgcgccGAAGCCGCCGGCGTAGCTGTGCCGGCTGCCCCCGGCCACCTTGCCCAGGCTGCCCAGGCTGCCGGCGGACCGCTGGCCGCTCATGCCGCCCGCGAAGCTGTGCCTGTTGGTCCCTCCCACGGGCCTCTGGCCGATGCCGCCCGCGAAGCTGTGCCTGCTCACGCCCCCGCCCGACACGGGCGTCTGGCTGCCCGAGGACCCCGGGCTCACCAGCCGCCCAGCCGACCCCAGGCTCGCCATCCGGCCGCCCGAGCCACCCGACATGGCGCTGCCCACCCGCACCGGCGACCCTGTGGCGCTGGCCACCCGCACGGGCGAGCCCACGCCCCCGAGCCGCCCGGGGGACCCCaggccgcccacgccgcccaggCTGCCAGCCGAGCCCTGCCGCCCTCCGTAGCTGTGCCTGTTGATCGCCCCCCCGGTGCGGGGCACGGCCACGCCCCCGCTCATGCCGCCGCCTGCCGCCATGCCGCCCGCAGGCACGCCGCCGCCCATGCTGTGCCGGCCGAAGCCGCCCGAGAGGCTGTGGCGCACCGGCCCGCCCGCGAAGCTGTGTCGGCTCATGCCGCCGGAGTAGCCGGGGGCGCCGACCCCCCCGGCGAAGCTGTGTCGGTTGCGGCTCCCCATGCCGCGCAAGCCGCCCACGTTCTCGTCGGAGCCGCGGCCGCCCATGAAGGCGGCGATGCTGTGCCTGTTGCCGCCCGTGACTCCGCGAGCCCCACGGGCGGCGGCAGCGGGGAACCCTCCGCCCATGTCGCCGTCGGAGTCCtggtcctcgtcctcctccgcgATGCTCTGGCGGCTGAGGCCTCCCGCGCAGGCGTCGTCGTCGGCGGTGCTGGGGCCCGCGCCGGGGGGGAACGCCTCTGGGGAAGAGCGGGGTGAGGGGCTGTGAGGGCTGATGAGTGAGGGAAATGGATGggtggagacagacagacagacagagagattggtacacacacacgcacacatgcacacacacacacacacacacacacatatatatatatatatatatatatatatatatatatatatatatatatatataatatactaaatatatatatatatatatatatataatattaatataatatatatatatactaattatatattatatatataatatatatatatattgcgagagaggagagagagagagagaggaagaggagagagagagagagagaagaaaaggagaggggaagagaggggagagagagagagagggagagaggagagaggagcgtgaggaaagggagagagagagagagagagagaagagagagagagagagagagagagagagacagagaaaagagagagagagagagagagatacatacatgcatatatatatatatatatatatatatatatatatatatatatataatatatatatatatattatatatatatatatatatatatatatatatatatatatattatatatatatatatatatatatatatatatatatatgaagagagagagagagagagagagagagagagagagagagagaggagagagagagagagagagagagagagagagagaggagagagaggagaggagagagagagagagagatgagagagagagaagagagagagagagagagagatacatacatgtatatatgtatatatatatatatatatatattatatatatatatatataatatatatatatatatatatatatatatatatatatatatatatatatatatatattatatatatatatatatatatatatatagatagatagatagatagatagatagatagatagatacatagatacatacatacatacatacatacatagacagatacacagacagatagatagagagagataaagacagacagaactATATATAGAAACgtatatagaaaaaacaaacaagtaaagagaggaaagagaagaagagaaaagaaaatgttcacaCGGTATTGCGTAGGTTTTCAGAAAGGGGAGACTGATGTATAACAGACACGGATATTCCTCACATAGTTCTCTCTTCACCcagtgaacacacgcacacatacgcacagccACGCATATACGTGTGCACagatcacacacattcacattcacgtACACGCATACGTACATAGATCGCACCGACtgacgggcacacacacacacacacacatatacaaattcacacacacacacaccacacacacacacacacacacacacacacacacacacacacacacacacacacgcaaacaaactaGAGTCACACCATACAGTCACAAATTAAAGCGCAAATAAAAACATGTTCAAACacaggcaaaaacaaaaaaaaaaaagtatacacacacacgcacacgaataaATCTAATACAAACAGtgcataaatacagacacacacaaaacaagtacaaacaaagacaaacataaaacagacacaaacacaca
The genomic region above belongs to Penaeus monodon isolate SGIC_2016 chromosome 16, NSTDA_Pmon_1, whole genome shotgun sequence and contains:
- the LOC119583152 gene encoding glycine-rich cell wall structural protein 1-like translates to MSGGSGGRMASLGSAGRLVSPGSSGSQTPVSGGGVSRHSFAGGIGQRPVGGTNRHSFAGGMSGQRSAGSLGSLGKVAGGSRHSYAGGFGAGAGGVVVNPLGQTFTLPARPRGEIFPGGSLPRSLKDIKMSTIARADVHCPVDQLMKSTETVV
- the LOC119583050 gene encoding tropomyosin-1, isoforms 33/34-like: MALPTRTGDPVALATRTGEPTPPSRPGDPRPPTPPRLPAEPCRPPHAAAHAVPAEAAREAVAHRPAREAVSAHAAGVAGGADPPGEAVSVAAPHAAQAAHVLVGAAAAHEGGDAVPVAARDSASPTGGGSGEPSAHVAVGVLVLVLLRDALAAEASRAGVVVGGAGARAGGERLWGRAG